In the genome of Cellvibrio sp. KY-YJ-3, one region contains:
- a CDS encoding PstS family phosphate ABC transporter substrate-binding protein, translating into MNAMKIMKGLVLAGSMVCATALQAAIDPALPEYKATTGVSGNVNSIGSDTLNNLMTLWAEDFKKWYPNVNIQIQGAGSSTAPPALTEGTANFGPMSRAMKTEEIQAFEAKHGYKPTAVPVAIDVLAVYVNKDNPIEGLSIPQVDAIFSATRKCGGAKDLTRWGDVGLTGAWANRDFTMYSRNAVSGTYGYFKDEALCKGDFKSNILEQPGSASVVQGVSESINGIGYSGIGYITSGVRAVPLSKKDGQPYVTADATHALDGTYPLSRVLFMYINKHPNRPLDAIQLEFVKLILSKQGQETVVRDGYIPLPASMANKALAELQK; encoded by the coding sequence ATGAACGCTATGAAAATTATGAAGGGGTTGGTTCTTGCCGGCTCTATGGTTTGTGCTACTGCATTGCAGGCTGCAATTGATCCAGCGCTGCCAGAGTACAAGGCGACCACTGGCGTATCAGGTAACGTCAACTCAATCGGTTCTGACACACTCAACAACCTGATGACCCTTTGGGCTGAAGATTTCAAAAAGTGGTATCCCAACGTCAATATCCAGATTCAAGGTGCTGGTTCTTCAACTGCACCACCGGCCTTAACCGAAGGTACTGCTAACTTCGGGCCTATGAGCCGCGCGATGAAAACCGAGGAAATCCAGGCGTTTGAAGCCAAGCATGGCTACAAACCCACCGCTGTACCGGTAGCGATTGACGTACTTGCAGTTTACGTAAACAAAGACAACCCGATCGAAGGTTTAAGTATTCCTCAAGTTGATGCCATTTTCTCGGCAACCCGCAAATGTGGTGGTGCCAAAGACCTGACTCGTTGGGGTGATGTGGGGTTGACCGGTGCATGGGCAAATCGTGATTTCACCATGTACAGCCGCAATGCCGTTTCTGGTACTTATGGTTACTTCAAAGATGAAGCCCTGTGTAAAGGTGATTTTAAATCCAACATTCTCGAGCAACCAGGTTCTGCATCTGTAGTCCAGGGTGTGTCTGAATCGATCAACGGTATTGGTTACTCAGGTATTGGCTACATCACTTCAGGTGTGCGCGCCGTGCCTCTGTCCAAGAAAGATGGGCAGCCTTACGTTACTGCCGATGCAACTCACGCGCTGGATGGAACCTATCCGCTGTCACGTGTGTTGTTCATGTATATCAACAAGCATCCGAACCGCCCGCTGGATGCGATTCAGTTAGAGTTTGTGAAGTTGATTCTTTCCAAGCAAGGCCAGGAAACCGTAGTGCGCGATGGTTATATCCCACTGCCTGCGTCAATGGCCAACAAAGCACTGGCTGAATTGCAGAAGTAA
- a CDS encoding ClpXP protease specificity-enhancing factor has translation MSMTSSRPYFLRAVYEWILDNNCTPHILVDAHVTGTQVPQQHVNKEGQIILNISPSAIKDFFMDNTAVSFNARFSGVVNNLYIPCGAILGIYARENGQGMMFEPEVNPAPPPPSGPTPVSTGGGSVPSGDTPPAKRPGLRVVK, from the coding sequence ATGTCCATGACGTCCAGTCGCCCTTATTTTTTACGTGCCGTCTATGAATGGATTTTAGATAACAACTGCACGCCACATATTTTGGTTGATGCGCATGTGACCGGTACCCAAGTACCGCAGCAACACGTTAACAAGGAGGGACAAATTATTCTGAATATCTCCCCTTCGGCGATTAAAGATTTTTTTATGGATAATACTGCCGTATCGTTTAATGCGCGCTTTAGTGGGGTGGTCAATAATCTCTATATTCCCTGTGGTGCAATTTTAGGAATTTATGCTCGTGAAAATGGGCAGGGTATGATGTTCGAGCCGGAAGTTAATCCTGCACCGCCGCCACCCAGTGGGCCGACTCCTGTGTCGACGGGAGGCGGTTCTGTACCCTCGGGGGACACTCCTCCCGCCAAACGACCGGGCTTGCGCGTGGTTAAATAA
- a CDS encoding ubiquinol-cytochrome c reductase → MNWLTGLWQWVDKRLPVQRAWDTHMGKYYAPKNFNFWYFFGVLSLLVLVNQLVTGIWLTMSYNPSAEGAFASVEYIMRDVDYGWILRYMHSTGASAFFVVVYLHMFRGMMYGSYKAPRELVWIFGMTIYLVLMAEAFMGYVLPWGQMSYWGAQVIVSLFGAIPVVGEGLVEWIRGDYLISGITLNRFFALHVVALPIVLLALVVMHILALHEVGSNNPDGVEIKKNKDENGIPRDGVPFHPFYTVHDLVGITVFLFAFCFIMFFMPEMGGFFLEYANFEEANNLKTPTHIAPVWYFTPFYAVLRAVTLQIELGPMVLTAKLLGFVAMGAAIALLFVLPWFDRSKVKSMRYRGHIPRVMLIAFAAMFVILGYLGVKAPTDGRTLLSQIATTFYFAYFLTMPVWTTTSPEKAKSMASWIVCGVFAVIFAWMGVDYIGGDVPALLLVLCFALAAIFAVLPLLAARDKDLVEPTRTQAKGLPAIVVLGGFALFLILMIVPIKAVAAGGAFACGAIPCDKMEPDLHNKESLQSGAKYFINYCMGCHSAKFSRYERVADDLDIPHNLMEENLIFSGQRIGQLMEIAMKPQQSKVWFGVAPPDLTLVARSRSPEWLYTYLRNFYKDDTRPWGVNNRVFPNVGMPHVLIGPQGLLECGAGPKLNHHGGAARNDLGEVEMDEHCGALVEGKVKGTMTTAEFDQAMYDLVNFLEYVAEPAAVKREAIGYYVLGFLIILFIFVYFLNREFWREIH, encoded by the coding sequence ATGAATTGGTTAACAGGTTTGTGGCAGTGGGTTGATAAGCGTCTGCCGGTACAGCGCGCGTGGGATACCCACATGGGTAAGTACTATGCGCCTAAGAATTTCAACTTCTGGTATTTCTTTGGTGTTCTGTCACTGCTGGTATTGGTTAACCAATTGGTGACCGGCATCTGGTTGACTATGAGCTACAACCCATCTGCAGAAGGTGCATTTGCTTCTGTTGAATACATTATGCGCGACGTGGATTACGGTTGGATTCTTCGCTACATGCACTCTACCGGTGCCTCGGCATTCTTTGTTGTTGTTTATCTGCATATGTTCCGCGGCATGATGTACGGTTCATACAAAGCACCGCGTGAATTAGTGTGGATTTTTGGTATGACTATTTATCTGGTGCTGATGGCAGAGGCCTTTATGGGTTACGTATTACCCTGGGGTCAAATGTCATACTGGGGTGCACAGGTAATCGTATCCTTGTTTGGTGCAATTCCTGTCGTCGGTGAAGGATTGGTGGAGTGGATCCGCGGCGACTACCTTATTTCTGGTATTACCCTGAACCGTTTCTTCGCGTTGCACGTTGTGGCGTTGCCGATTGTATTGCTGGCACTGGTAGTGATGCATATCCTGGCGCTGCACGAGGTGGGTTCAAATAACCCCGATGGTGTTGAAATTAAAAAGAACAAAGATGAAAACGGCATCCCGCGCGACGGCGTCCCTTTCCATCCTTTCTACACAGTGCATGATTTGGTTGGTATCACTGTTTTCTTGTTTGCTTTCTGTTTCATCATGTTCTTCATGCCGGAAATGGGTGGCTTCTTCCTGGAGTATGCCAACTTTGAAGAAGCGAATAACCTGAAAACACCGACCCACATTGCACCCGTCTGGTACTTCACACCTTTCTACGCGGTGTTGCGTGCAGTGACTTTGCAAATCGAACTTGGGCCAATGGTATTGACGGCAAAACTGCTTGGTTTTGTGGCGATGGGCGCAGCGATTGCACTCCTGTTTGTATTGCCCTGGTTTGATCGCAGCAAGGTTAAATCCATGCGCTACCGCGGTCATATTCCGCGTGTGATGTTAATTGCTTTCGCAGCTATGTTCGTGATCTTGGGTTATCTGGGGGTTAAGGCACCTACCGACGGCAGAACCTTGTTGTCGCAAATCGCTACTACCTTCTATTTCGCTTACTTTCTGACTATGCCAGTTTGGACAACTACTAGCCCGGAAAAAGCCAAGTCCATGGCGTCATGGATTGTGTGCGGTGTTTTTGCCGTCATCTTCGCCTGGATGGGAGTTGATTACATTGGTGGGGATGTGCCTGCATTATTGTTGGTTCTCTGCTTCGCATTAGCAGCAATTTTTGCAGTATTGCCTTTACTGGCAGCACGCGATAAAGACTTGGTTGAACCGACCCGTACCCAAGCGAAAGGTTTGCCTGCGATTGTTGTGCTTGGTGGTTTTGCGCTGTTCCTGATTCTGATGATTGTGCCCATCAAAGCGGTCGCAGCAGGTGGGGCATTTGCCTGCGGTGCCATACCTTGCGACAAGATGGAGCCGGATTTGCATAACAAAGAATCCTTGCAAAGTGGTGCCAAATACTTCATCAACTACTGCATGGGCTGCCATTCTGCCAAGTTTTCACGTTACGAGCGTGTTGCGGATGACTTGGATATTCCGCACAACTTGATGGAAGAAAATCTCATTTTCAGTGGTCAGCGTATCGGTCAGCTGATGGAAATTGCGATGAAGCCACAGCAATCCAAAGTCTGGTTTGGTGTGGCACCGCCGGATTTGACACTGGTAGCGCGCTCGCGTTCGCCAGAGTGGTTGTACACTTACCTGCGCAACTTCTACAAGGATGATACCCGTCCTTGGGGTGTCAACAACCGCGTATTTCCTAATGTTGGTATGCCGCACGTGCTCATTGGTCCGCAAGGGCTGCTGGAATGCGGTGCCGGTCCTAAACTGAATCACCATGGTGGCGCGGCGCGTAACGACTTGGGTGAAGTGGAAATGGATGAGCATTGCGGTGCATTGGTCGAGGGCAAGGTAAAGGGTACTATGACTACTGCCGAGTTTGATCAAGCGATGTATGATCTGGTGAATTTCCTCGAGTATGTAGCTGAGCCTGCGGCAGTTAAGCGCGAAGCGATTGGTTATTACGTATTAGGTTTTCTGATTATTCTGTTTATCTTTGTTTACTTCCTGAACCGCGAGTTCTGGAGAGAGATTCACTGA
- the petA gene encoding ubiquinol-cytochrome c reductase iron-sulfur subunit, with the protein MSNDAVNKTRRRVLIGATCAVGAVGVVGAAIPFVGSWSPSAKAKAAGAPVKYNISKIEPGAMVTVEWRGKPVFIVRRTQAALDSLKTVEEQGVLLDPESKETMQPSYAQNPERAINKEFAILLGICTHLGCAPMFRPDVGAADLGGDKWQGGFFCPCHGSKYDLAGRVYSGVPAPLNLEVPPHRYESDSVVVIGEDQEA; encoded by the coding sequence ATGAGTAATGACGCAGTAAATAAAACACGCCGTCGCGTGTTGATCGGTGCCACTTGTGCAGTGGGTGCGGTCGGCGTGGTGGGTGCAGCAATTCCATTCGTGGGCTCCTGGAGTCCCAGTGCCAAAGCAAAAGCTGCTGGTGCACCGGTTAAATACAACATTAGCAAAATAGAGCCGGGCGCGATGGTCACTGTAGAGTGGCGTGGCAAACCGGTATTTATTGTGCGCCGCACCCAGGCTGCATTAGATAGCCTGAAAACAGTGGAAGAGCAGGGTGTACTGCTGGATCCAGAATCCAAAGAAACCATGCAACCAAGTTATGCACAAAACCCTGAGCGAGCGATTAACAAAGAATTCGCTATCTTGTTGGGCATTTGTACTCACCTTGGTTGTGCACCTATGTTCCGCCCGGATGTGGGAGCTGCTGATCTAGGTGGCGATAAGTGGCAGGGTGGTTTCTTTTGCCCTTGTCATGGTTCCAAATATGACCTTGCTGGTCGTGTTTATTCCGGTGTGCCCGCTCCTCTCAACCTGGAAGTTCCTCCTCACCGTTATGAGAGCGACTCAGTAGTTGTGATTGGCGAAGATCAGGAGGCTTGA
- the rpsI gene encoding 30S ribosomal protein S9: MSAQFYGTGRRKTSTARVFITAGSGTITVNDRPLDEYFGRPVARMVVRQPLELVGLVEKFDVNVTVVGGGSFGQAGAIRHGLTRALMEYDESLRGELRKAGYVTRDSREVERKKVGLRKARKKPQFSKR, from the coding sequence ATGTCTGCACAATTTTACGGCACCGGCCGTCGCAAAACCTCTACCGCGCGCGTGTTCATCACCGCTGGTTCAGGTACCATCACTGTAAATGATCGTCCTTTGGATGAATATTTCGGTCGTCCAGTAGCACGCATGGTAGTGCGTCAGCCGCTGGAGTTGGTTGGTTTGGTTGAAAAGTTTGATGTAAATGTCACCGTAGTTGGCGGTGGTAGCTTTGGTCAAGCGGGCGCTATTCGCCATGGTCTGACTCGTGCTCTGATGGAGTATGACGAGAGCCTGCGCGGTGAGTTGCGTAAAGCTGGCTACGTAACTCGCGACTCACGCGAAGTTGAACGTAAGAAAGTGGGTCTGCGTAAAGCGCGTAAGAAGCCACAATTCTCCAAGCGTTAA
- the rplM gene encoding 50S ribosomal protein L13, with amino-acid sequence MKTYIAKAESVSQDWFIVDAAGKTLGRLSAEIASRLRGKHKPEFTPHVDTGDYIVVINAAQVRVTGRKATDKIYYSHTGFVGGIKSISFQKLIEKAPERTIQTAVKGMLPKGPLGRAMFKKLKVYAGNEHPHAAQQPKELNI; translated from the coding sequence ATGAAGACCTATATTGCCAAAGCAGAATCTGTCTCTCAAGACTGGTTCATCGTGGATGCGGCGGGAAAAACACTCGGCCGTTTATCTGCGGAAATCGCCTCGCGTTTGCGTGGCAAGCATAAGCCAGAATTCACTCCACACGTTGATACCGGCGATTACATCGTTGTAATCAACGCTGCTCAAGTGCGCGTGACTGGCCGTAAAGCAACTGACAAGATTTACTACTCGCACACTGGTTTTGTGGGTGGTATTAAATCTATCAGCTTCCAAAAGTTGATTGAGAAAGCGCCAGAGCGCACCATTCAAACTGCCGTTAAAGGTATGTTGCCGAAGGGTCCACTGGGTCGTGCTATGTTCAAAAAACTGAAAGTTTATGCAGGTAATGAGCATCCACATGCTGCTCAGCAACCTAAAGAACTGAACATCTAA
- the zapE gene encoding cell division protein ZapE, which produces MDSSVSLSPMARYQRDLTRPDFRHDPAQELAVQHLQHLYEELLVTWREEQQQSALGRFLKRLKGGDSRKLVRGLYFWGGVGRGKTYLMDNFFESLPFEQKLRAHFHRFMRRVHAELKKLDGQKNPLKKVADIIASEARVICFDEFFVSDITDAMILGTLMEELFARGVTLVATSNIVPDGLYKDGLQRARFLPAIALLNQHTLVVNVDGGVDYRLRALEQAELYHSPLDAAADKSLMCSFKSLLPASAVLQDDVELEIEGRMIRARHLGEGIAWFDFVELCDGPRSQNDYIELARELHTVILSNVPGLGRANDDQARRFVNLVDEFYDRQVKLVISAEQPLASLYSTGKLDFEFQRTVSRLLEMQSHDYLARPHRPE; this is translated from the coding sequence ATGGATTCTTCAGTTTCCCTATCACCTATGGCGCGCTACCAGCGCGATTTAACTCGGCCAGATTTTCGCCATGACCCTGCACAGGAGCTGGCTGTTCAGCATCTGCAGCATCTCTATGAGGAGTTGCTGGTAACTTGGCGTGAAGAGCAGCAGCAATCGGCGCTGGGCCGTTTTCTAAAACGGCTCAAGGGTGGTGATTCACGCAAGCTGGTGCGTGGTCTGTACTTTTGGGGTGGGGTAGGGCGCGGTAAAACCTATCTAATGGATAATTTTTTCGAGAGCTTGCCTTTTGAACAAAAATTACGCGCGCACTTTCATCGTTTTATGCGACGGGTACATGCGGAGCTTAAAAAGTTGGATGGGCAAAAGAACCCGCTTAAAAAAGTCGCCGATATTATTGCGAGCGAGGCGCGTGTTATCTGTTTTGATGAATTTTTTGTCTCGGATATTACCGACGCAATGATTCTTGGCACTTTGATGGAGGAGCTGTTCGCGCGCGGCGTAACGTTGGTTGCGACCTCCAATATAGTTCCGGATGGCTTATATAAAGACGGTTTGCAGCGTGCGCGTTTTCTGCCTGCTATTGCCTTGTTAAATCAGCACACCTTGGTAGTGAATGTTGATGGGGGTGTGGATTATCGGTTGCGCGCTCTGGAACAGGCGGAGTTGTATCACTCGCCACTTGATGCTGCTGCCGATAAAAGCCTGATGTGTAGTTTCAAGAGCTTGTTACCTGCCAGTGCAGTGTTGCAGGATGATGTAGAGTTGGAGATTGAAGGGCGCATGATCCGCGCGCGTCATCTCGGCGAAGGTATTGCCTGGTTTGATTTTGTCGAGCTGTGCGATGGGCCTCGCTCGCAAAATGATTACATCGAGCTGGCGCGTGAGTTGCACACAGTTATCCTTAGTAATGTGCCGGGTCTTGGGCGTGCCAATGACGATCAGGCGCGTCGGTTTGTGAATTTGGTGGACGAATTTTATGACCGTCAGGTGAAGTTGGTGATTTCGGCCGAACAGCCTTTGGCTAGCCTTTATTCTACTGGAAAGCTGGATTTTGAATTCCAGCGCACGGTTAGTCGCCTGTTGGAAATGCAGAGTCATGACTACTTGGCTCGTCCGCATCGGCCAGAATAA
- a CDS encoding alpha/beta hydrolase: MTFPFAKEQALLIPGPCGHLEVMIHAADDGGVFAARQAVAIICHPHPLHGGTMDNKVVTTLMRVYRDLGVHAVRFNFRGVGESEGDFDNAIGEQEDLLAVVAWVNQQFPSAPLLLAGFSFGSSVAAQVSYLVPKLQHLTLIAPPVERYPYARDGRFGCPVCVVQGDADERVIAEGVYQWVGALQGMVQLIRYPQAGHFFHGYLTALKADLSVVIERQWVSIV; the protein is encoded by the coding sequence ATGACTTTTCCTTTTGCCAAAGAGCAGGCGCTTTTGATTCCCGGACCTTGTGGTCATCTGGAGGTGATGATCCACGCTGCTGATGACGGGGGTGTATTTGCGGCGCGCCAAGCAGTGGCGATCATATGCCATCCACACCCACTGCATGGCGGCACTATGGATAATAAAGTGGTAACAACACTAATGCGTGTCTACCGCGATTTAGGGGTTCATGCGGTGCGCTTCAACTTTCGCGGTGTGGGGGAAAGCGAAGGTGATTTTGATAATGCGATCGGTGAGCAAGAGGATCTGTTGGCGGTTGTTGCGTGGGTAAATCAGCAGTTCCCCAGTGCACCCTTACTTCTGGCTGGATTTTCATTTGGTTCTTCTGTTGCGGCGCAGGTTAGTTATCTAGTCCCAAAATTGCAGCACCTAACCTTGATTGCCCCGCCGGTGGAACGGTATCCCTACGCGCGTGATGGGCGCTTCGGCTGTCCGGTGTGTGTTGTGCAGGGTGATGCAGATGAGCGTGTTATTGCTGAGGGGGTCTATCAATGGGTTGGTGCATTGCAGGGTATGGTTCAGCTGATTCGCTACCCGCAGGCCGGGCATTTTTTCCATGGATATTTAACAGCACTCAAGGCGGATTTGAGTGTGGTGATTGAGCGGCAATGGGTAAGCATAGTATGA
- a CDS encoding YhcB family protein — translation MYSLSTLIISGLVCLLAGGGLTALIMYTFRAQLLGHNLEQRLHHAETTLQAYQRDVAEHFAQTSQLVNNLTQSYREVHEHLASGALKLATPAISRQILDSANSGLGGNTKSYISGQHIEPPRDWAPKAPGTKGTLSEDYDLRDDPVDSSRLPTESADDYDFDGKANRY, via the coding sequence GTGTATTCACTTAGTACCCTTATCATCAGTGGCTTGGTTTGCCTGCTCGCCGGTGGTGGCCTTACCGCCCTAATTATGTATACGTTTCGCGCCCAGTTATTGGGGCACAATCTTGAGCAGCGCCTACATCACGCTGAAACCACACTACAAGCTTATCAACGCGACGTTGCCGAACACTTTGCACAAACATCGCAATTGGTAAACAACCTGACTCAATCCTATCGTGAAGTGCACGAACACCTTGCCAGCGGTGCGCTAAAGCTGGCAACACCCGCTATAAGTCGCCAGATACTGGATTCCGCCAATAGTGGGTTGGGCGGCAACACTAAATCCTACATCAGTGGGCAGCATATTGAACCGCCCCGCGACTGGGCTCCCAAAGCACCAGGCACCAAAGGCACACTTAGCGAAGACTACGATTTGCGCGATGACCCAGTAGATAGTTCTCGCTTGCCAACAGAGTCCGCAGATGATTACGACTTTGACGGCAAAGCGAATCGATACTAA
- a CDS encoding trypsin-like peptidase domain-containing protein, whose translation MILLKRLLQFISWPITAGVIIALLALLLFPQLRGNNAPKPDEQKHTLGVVSYADAVSRAAPAVVNVYTEKRVVQRYQNLYNNPLYRQLYDKSNTPQQERMQNTLGSGVIVDAQGHILTNKHVVNGADKIFVLLYDGRGASAELIGTDPQNDLAVLKITTENLTPITIGDSNNTRVGDVVLAIGNPFGVGQSVSQGIVSATGRWNLGINSAENFIQTDAAINPGNSGGALIDAYGNLVGINTAMLDETGASVGISFAVPAEKAMNSLRQIVEYGEVRRGWLGLAINSLTNDQIKEMGVNGLVVTEIESKSPAEDAGFQKGDIITHIDGVALIDAPSLINSIRNIQPNAEITFRVVRNGESQELKAIAGFPPTKT comes from the coding sequence TTGATTCTATTAAAGCGCTTGCTGCAGTTTATAAGCTGGCCGATTACCGCAGGCGTTATTATTGCGTTACTTGCTCTTCTCTTATTTCCCCAACTACGTGGCAACAACGCACCAAAACCTGATGAACAAAAACACACTCTAGGCGTAGTTTCCTATGCAGATGCAGTCAGTCGCGCCGCCCCTGCTGTAGTGAATGTTTATACCGAAAAGCGAGTTGTACAACGCTATCAAAATCTTTATAACAACCCGCTTTACCGCCAACTTTACGACAAATCCAATACCCCACAGCAAGAACGTATGCAAAACACCTTGGGGTCAGGCGTAATTGTCGATGCCCAGGGTCACATACTCACCAACAAACATGTGGTTAATGGTGCCGATAAAATTTTTGTATTGCTTTACGATGGGCGCGGCGCCTCTGCAGAACTAATTGGCACAGACCCACAAAATGACTTGGCCGTATTAAAAATAACCACAGAAAACCTAACCCCTATCACCATTGGTGATTCCAACAATACCCGCGTGGGCGATGTCGTACTCGCGATTGGCAATCCGTTCGGTGTTGGACAAAGTGTTAGTCAAGGTATAGTCAGCGCTACTGGCCGCTGGAATCTTGGCATCAACAGTGCTGAAAACTTCATTCAAACAGATGCAGCAATTAATCCAGGTAACTCCGGCGGCGCACTGATTGATGCTTACGGCAACTTAGTAGGCATAAACACGGCGATGTTGGATGAAACCGGCGCCTCCGTTGGAATAAGCTTTGCGGTTCCTGCCGAGAAAGCAATGAATTCACTGCGCCAAATTGTCGAGTATGGTGAGGTGCGTCGCGGCTGGCTGGGGTTAGCAATTAACTCATTAACCAACGACCAGATCAAAGAAATGGGCGTAAATGGTTTGGTTGTGACAGAAATCGAAAGCAAAAGCCCCGCTGAAGATGCAGGTTTTCAAAAAGGCGACATCATTACACATATTGATGGAGTAGCTTTGATAGATGCGCCGTCTCTCATCAATTCAATCCGCAATATTCAACCTAATGCTGAAATTACCTTCAGGGTAGTTCGCAATGGCGAATCACAAGAGTTAAAGGCGATTGCAGGATTTCCGCCCACCAAAACCTGA
- the hisD gene encoding histidinol dehydrogenase: MSESIITRLDASQSDFNQRLDQLLAWESVSDTRVAAVVDDILQQVKIRGDVAVVEFTNKFDRRSAQSINDFVVTPAQLQHALTQISAEQRVALEIAAERIRNYHQHQLQSSWRYTEADGTVLGQQISAMERVGLYVPGGKASYPSSVLMNAIPAKVAGVDELTMVVPAPDGDISPMVLAAAAIAGVDRVITIGGAQAVAALAYGTETIAKVDKIVGPGNIYVATAKRAVFGQVAIDMIAGPSEILVVCDGLTDPDWIAMDLFSQAEHDEQAQSILLCPDADYLNKVEASLKRLLPTLARETIASVSLKNRGALIKVADMEQAIAVSNRIAPEHLELSVADPESLLPQVRHAGAIFMGRFTPEALGDYCAGPNHVLPTSGTARFSSPLGVYDFQKRSSIIMCSAAGASVLSKTASVLARSEYLEAHARSAEYRIVD, from the coding sequence ATGTCTGAATCTATCATCACCCGTTTGGATGCAAGCCAAAGCGATTTTAATCAGCGTTTGGATCAGCTGCTCGCGTGGGAATCGGTAAGCGATACCCGTGTTGCAGCAGTGGTCGATGATATTTTGCAGCAGGTAAAAATCCGTGGTGATGTAGCGGTAGTGGAATTCACTAATAAGTTTGATCGCCGCTCGGCGCAGAGCATTAATGATTTTGTGGTTACTCCCGCGCAGTTGCAGCATGCGCTGACTCAAATCAGTGCCGAGCAGCGCGTCGCATTGGAAATTGCGGCTGAGCGTATTCGCAACTATCACCAGCATCAGTTGCAAAGTTCCTGGCGCTACACTGAAGCCGACGGCACTGTGCTCGGCCAACAAATTTCAGCGATGGAGCGTGTGGGCTTATATGTGCCCGGCGGCAAAGCGTCTTACCCCTCATCGGTATTGATGAATGCTATTCCAGCGAAAGTTGCTGGCGTTGATGAATTAACCATGGTGGTACCTGCGCCCGATGGCGACATAAGCCCGATGGTATTGGCAGCGGCGGCAATCGCCGGTGTAGATCGCGTCATTACTATTGGTGGCGCGCAAGCGGTTGCGGCACTGGCTTATGGCACAGAAACTATTGCCAAGGTCGATAAAATTGTCGGCCCCGGCAATATTTATGTAGCTACCGCCAAGCGAGCAGTATTTGGTCAGGTGGCTATTGATATGATCGCCGGCCCTTCAGAAATTTTAGTGGTGTGCGACGGCCTGACCGATCCGGATTGGATCGCGATGGATTTATTTAGTCAGGCGGAACATGACGAGCAGGCGCAATCAATTTTGCTGTGCCCGGATGCCGATTATTTAAATAAAGTGGAGGCGTCGCTCAAACGTTTATTGCCAACGCTGGCGCGCGAAACGATTGCGAGTGTGTCATTAAAAAATCGCGGCGCATTAATTAAAGTTGCCGATATGGAGCAAGCCATTGCGGTGAGTAATCGCATTGCACCGGAACATTTGGAGTTGTCGGTTGCTGATCCAGAATCGTTGTTGCCGCAGGTGCGTCACGCTGGTGCCATTTTTATGGGGCGTTTTACTCCGGAAGCACTCGGTGATTATTGCGCTGGCCCCAACCACGTATTGCCCACGTCGGGTACTGCGCGTTTTTCATCGCCGCTGGGGGTGTACGATTTCCAAAAGCGCAGCTCAATTATTATGTGTTCGGCAGCGGGTGCATCAGTGTTATCGAAGACAGCATCAGTACTGGCGCGCAGTGAATATCTGGAAGCGCATGCGCGCTCGGCGGAATACCGGATTGTCGATTAA
- the hisG gene encoding ATP phosphoribosyltransferase, which yields MSQTLTIALTKGRILEETLPLLAAAGIEPLEDMEKSRKLVFDTTQANVRLLLLRGADVPTYVQFGAADMGISGKDTLMENGAEGLYEPLDLNIARCKLMTAGVKGESLPAGRIRVATKYVNIAKQYYASQGRQTDIIKLYGAMELAPIMNLADEIVDIVDTGNTLRANGLEPREFIADISSRLIVNKASMKMKHVQIQTIIDHIATAVAVD from the coding sequence ATGAGCCAAACCCTGACTATTGCGCTCACTAAAGGGCGCATTCTGGAAGAGACTTTACCGCTGCTCGCTGCAGCAGGTATTGAGCCGCTCGAAGATATGGAAAAAAGCCGCAAACTGGTGTTCGATACCACCCAGGCCAATGTGCGGTTGCTGTTATTGCGCGGCGCCGATGTGCCCACCTATGTGCAATTTGGCGCGGCGGATATGGGTATCTCGGGTAAAGATACCTTGATGGAAAACGGCGCTGAAGGCCTGTATGAGCCGCTTGATTTAAATATCGCACGCTGCAAATTGATGACTGCCGGGGTGAAGGGCGAATCACTGCCTGCGGGTCGGATCCGTGTTGCCACCAAGTACGTCAATATCGCCAAACAATATTACGCCTCACAAGGTCGCCAGACGGACATCATCAAGCTTTACGGTGCGATGGAATTGGCACCGATTATGAATCTGGCTGATGAGATTGTGGATATTGTCGATACCGGCAATACCTTGCGCGCCAATGGTTTGGAGCCGCGTGAATTTATTGCAGACATCAGTTCACGTTTGATTGTGAATAAAGCGTCAATGAAAATGAAACACGTACAAATCCAAACCATTATCGATCATATCGCTACCGCCGTAGCGGTCGATTAG